From Butyricimonas paravirosa, one genomic window encodes:
- a CDS encoding L-threonylcarbamoyladenylate synthase → MLVRLFEDNPNDREIRKIVELLRNGGVIIYPTDTIYAIGCDINSVKAVQRVSAIRGVKAEKANFSMICKDLGNIAAYAKVSNEEFRLMKQYLPGPYTFVLPATSKLPNVLMNRRKTIGIRIPKNFIVQAIVEELGGPLLTTSVKAAEGEVEEYITDPELIHEKYNRLVDLVIDGGYGNNIPSTVIDCTGDEIVVTRQGLGEL, encoded by the coding sequence ATGCTTGTACGTTTATTCGAGGACAATCCCAATGATCGGGAGATTCGAAAGATCGTTGAGCTCTTGCGTAATGGTGGTGTTATCATTTACCCGACCGACACGATTTATGCGATCGGGTGTGATATAAATAGCGTGAAGGCTGTCCAACGGGTTTCGGCTATTCGTGGTGTGAAAGCAGAGAAAGCAAATTTCTCGATGATCTGTAAGGATCTGGGAAACATCGCTGCTTATGCAAAAGTAAGTAATGAAGAGTTTCGGTTGATGAAACAATATTTACCGGGACCGTATACTTTTGTGTTGCCGGCTACCAGTAAGTTGCCCAATGTCTTAATGAATAGACGTAAAACGATAGGTATTCGAATACCCAAAAATTTTATTGTTCAGGCTATTGTCGAAGAGCTGGGCGGGCCTTTGCTGACCACTTCTGTGAAAGCTGCTGAAGGTGAAGTTGAGGAATATATCACTGATCCGGAGTTGATTCACGAGAAATATAATCGTCTAGTTGATCTGGTCATAGACGGAGGATATGGGAATAATATTCCTTCGACAGTGATTGATTGTACGGGCGATGAAATTGTTGTCACAAGGCAAGGATTGGGTGAATTGTAG
- a CDS encoding TrkH family potassium uptake protein, translating to MINFRFITNIIGKLLFVESAFLILCIIVALIYGENDLMAFVYSAIITLGVGSLMTFTVKVKDRVLAKKDGYFIVTCTWIIFTIFGCLPYLFGGTIPSIVDAIFETMSGFTTTGSSVINNVEALPHATLFWRSLTQWMGGMGIIVLLLAIIPGLGIEGRDLFVAEVPGPTHDKFTATFKSTARRMWYLYISLTAAQAILLLLGDMDLFDAICHSFTTMATGGYSTKQASLAYWDSAYIQYVVIIFMFIAGTNFGLLYVMLHGKFRKLFHDEEFKLYLYITLGASAIIAIVLFLNGYANLELSIRESIFQVVTILTTTGFATADYLLWPPLTSAIIFALLFIGACAGSTSGGLKCIRLNLLFKNSFIEMKRIIHPNGIINVKYNGKSVHPNIMTGVMGFFILYMFIFAISSLIMSLFTQDIATACSAVISSMSNVGPGFGEIGPMDNFANLHDFAKIFLSILMMVGRLEIFTVLVLFSKTFWKK from the coding sequence ATGATTAACTTTAGGTTCATTACCAACATCATAGGAAAACTATTATTTGTAGAAAGTGCTTTCCTGATCTTATGTATTATTGTAGCCTTGATATACGGGGAGAACGATCTCATGGCTTTTGTTTACTCTGCAATCATCACGCTGGGAGTCGGGAGCCTCATGACATTTACAGTGAAAGTCAAAGACCGGGTACTTGCCAAAAAAGACGGTTATTTTATTGTAACCTGCACGTGGATCATCTTCACCATCTTCGGTTGCTTACCTTACTTATTCGGAGGAACAATTCCGTCAATTGTTGACGCCATATTCGAAACCATGTCCGGTTTCACGACGACAGGTTCCTCAGTGATAAACAACGTCGAGGCCTTGCCACATGCCACTCTATTCTGGCGTTCCCTAACTCAATGGATGGGCGGAATGGGTATCATCGTGTTACTTTTAGCTATCATTCCCGGCTTGGGAATCGAGGGGCGTGATCTTTTCGTGGCCGAAGTACCAGGCCCGACACATGACAAGTTCACGGCAACCTTCAAATCAACAGCCCGACGTATGTGGTATCTCTATATTTCACTAACTGCCGCCCAAGCTATTTTACTGTTACTAGGAGATATGGATCTCTTTGATGCCATCTGTCACTCATTCACGACGATGGCTACCGGAGGATATTCGACTAAACAAGCCAGCCTTGCTTATTGGGATTCCGCATACATCCAATACGTGGTTATCATATTCATGTTCATTGCCGGAACGAATTTCGGTTTACTCTATGTCATGTTGCACGGTAAATTCCGCAAATTATTTCATGATGAAGAGTTTAAACTATATCTTTACATCACGTTAGGGGCTAGTGCAATCATCGCAATCGTACTATTCTTAAACGGTTATGCAAACTTAGAATTAAGCATACGGGAATCTATATTTCAAGTAGTTACCATTCTAACAACAACAGGATTCGCCACTGCGGACTATCTACTATGGCCACCTCTCACGAGTGCCATCATCTTTGCCCTCTTATTTATCGGGGCATGTGCCGGTTCAACTTCGGGAGGATTAAAATGTATTCGACTCAATCTATTATTCAAGAACTCGTTTATCGAGATGAAACGAATCATTCATCCTAACGGAATTATCAATGTCAAGTATAACGGGAAAAGTGTTCACCCCAATATTATGACCGGAGTGATGGGTTTCTTTATCTTGTACATGTTCATTTTCGCTATCTCCAGCCTGATCATGTCACTATTTACTCAGGATATAGCCACCGCTTGTAGTGCTGTTATCTCTAGTATGAGTAACGTTGGTCCCGGCTTCGGTGAGATTGGACCTATGGACAATTTTGCTAATCTACACGACTTTGCCAAGATATTTCTATCCATCCTGATGATGGTCGGACGTCTGGAAATATTCACGGTCCTCGTTCTATTCAGTAAAACATTCTGGAAAAAGTAA
- the fsa gene encoding fructose-6-phosphate aldolase → MKFFIDTANLDQIREANDLGVLDGVTTNPSLMAKEGIKGDENCRKHYVEICNIVDGDVSAEVIATDYEGMIKEGEELAALHPNIVVKVPCIADGIKAIKYFTNKGIRTNCTLVFSPGQALLAAKAGATYVSPFVGRLDDISSDGIELVEKIVDMYAYYGFNTQVLAASIRHTQHIIQCIEAGADVATCPLSAIKGLLKHPLTDSGLATFLADHKKVNS, encoded by the coding sequence ATGAAATTTTTTATTGATACGGCAAATCTTGACCAGATTCGCGAGGCAAATGACCTTGGTGTGTTGGACGGTGTTACTACCAATCCGTCTTTAATGGCAAAAGAGGGTATCAAAGGTGACGAGAATTGTAGAAAACATTACGTTGAGATTTGCAATATCGTGGATGGTGATGTAAGCGCGGAGGTAATTGCGACTGATTACGAGGGCATGATTAAAGAAGGGGAAGAATTAGCCGCTTTGCACCCGAATATCGTGGTAAAAGTACCTTGTATTGCTGATGGTATTAAGGCTATCAAATATTTTACCAACAAGGGAATTCGTACGAATTGTACGTTAGTGTTCTCTCCGGGACAGGCTCTGTTGGCTGCTAAAGCAGGTGCAACTTACGTGTCTCCTTTCGTAGGACGTTTGGATGACATTAGTAGTGATGGTATCGAGTTGGTGGAAAAGATTGTGGATATGTATGCTTATTACGGTTTCAACACGCAAGTATTGGCCGCTTCAATTCGCCACACACAACATATTATTCAATGTATTGAGGCCGGGGCGGACGTTGCAACCTGCCCGTTGAGTGCGATCAAAGGTTTGTTAAAGCACCCGCTGACGGATTCCGGTTTGGCTACGTTCTTGGCTGATCACAAGAAAGTGAATTCATAA